A single window of Leclercia adecarboxylata DNA harbors:
- a CDS encoding type II toxin-antitoxin system Phd/YefM family antitoxin — MKVETISFVKKNAATLDLSEPILVTQNGIPAYVIESYEQQQEREDAIALLKLLTLSEKDKAEGKVFSKDQLLDGLND, encoded by the coding sequence ATGAAAGTTGAAACTATTAGCTTCGTTAAGAAAAATGCGGCAACGCTCGATCTTTCTGAACCTATTCTCGTAACCCAAAATGGCATTCCTGCATATGTCATTGAATCTTACGAACAACAACAAGAAAGGGAAGATGCCATTGCGCTTCTAAAATTGCTTACTCTTTCGGAAAAAGATAAGGCTGAGGGAAAAGTTTTTTCAAAGGATCAATTACTCGATGGATTAAATGATTGA
- a CDS encoding MFS transporter, producing the protein MTCTIEQRVMRKITLRIVPFIMLLYFIAFLDRVNIGFAALTMNADLGFSPAVFGFGAGIFFLGYFLFEVPSNLILHKVGARIWIARVMITWGLVSGGMAFVQGTTSFYTLRFLLGVAEAGFFPGIILYLSYWFPAQKRAQVTAIFMAAAPISTALGSPISAALLEMHGMMGFAGWQWMFVLEAVPAVILGVVVLFWLTDRPEKAKWLSEEERGWLIATLQREQAAKQATAQHSVWKGLLDKRVLALSLVYFGTSAGLYTLGIWSPQIIKTLGVSSMTVGLLNAIPAVLAVAAMVLWARHSDKTGERSWHVIAACIVAAAGLFMAGSTTSIFGVILALTIVNCGISASKPPLWSMPTLFLSGSAAAAGIATINSLGNLGGFVGPFMIGLIKQQTGSYTWGLWFVAGLLILSSIVVLWLSASSRKAQASETLIQSKH; encoded by the coding sequence ATGACCTGCACAATCGAACAACGGGTCATGCGCAAGATCACCTTGCGCATCGTACCCTTTATCATGCTGTTGTATTTCATCGCATTTCTCGACCGCGTCAATATCGGTTTCGCGGCGCTCACCATGAACGCCGATCTCGGCTTCTCCCCGGCGGTGTTTGGCTTCGGGGCCGGGATCTTCTTCCTCGGCTACTTCCTGTTTGAGGTGCCGTCCAACCTGATCCTGCACAAGGTTGGGGCGCGCATCTGGATTGCCCGGGTGATGATCACCTGGGGGCTGGTCTCCGGCGGCATGGCCTTTGTCCAGGGCACTACCAGCTTCTATACCCTGCGTTTCCTGCTCGGCGTGGCGGAAGCAGGCTTCTTCCCGGGCATCATCCTCTACTTAAGCTACTGGTTCCCGGCGCAAAAGCGCGCCCAGGTGACGGCCATCTTTATGGCCGCGGCGCCTATCTCCACCGCGCTCGGCTCGCCGATTTCCGCCGCACTGCTGGAGATGCACGGCATGATGGGCTTTGCCGGCTGGCAGTGGATGTTTGTCCTCGAAGCGGTGCCGGCAGTGATCCTCGGCGTGGTGGTGCTGTTCTGGCTGACCGACCGCCCGGAAAAGGCGAAATGGCTCAGCGAAGAGGAGCGCGGCTGGCTGATTGCCACTCTGCAACGCGAGCAGGCGGCTAAACAGGCTACGGCGCAGCACAGCGTCTGGAAAGGGCTGCTGGATAAACGCGTTCTGGCCCTGTCGCTGGTCTACTTCGGCACTTCCGCCGGGCTCTATACCCTGGGCATCTGGTCGCCGCAGATCATCAAAACCCTCGGCGTCTCCTCCATGACCGTCGGCCTGCTGAATGCGATTCCGGCGGTGCTGGCAGTGGCGGCAATGGTGCTCTGGGCGCGTCATTCCGACAAAACCGGCGAACGCTCGTGGCACGTGATTGCCGCCTGTATCGTCGCGGCTGCCGGGCTGTTTATGGCGGGCAGTACGACGAGCATCTTCGGGGTGATCCTAGCGCTGACCATCGTTAACTGCGGCATCAGCGCCTCTAAACCCCCGCTGTGGAGCATGCCAACCCTGTTCCTTTCCGGTTCGGCGGCGGCGGCGGGTATCGCCACCATCAACTCACTCGGCAATCTGGGGGGCTTTGTCGGTCCGTTCATGATTGGCCTGATCAAGCAACAAACCGGGAGTTACACCTGGGGACTGTGGTTTGTCGCCGGGCTGCTGATCCTCTCCTCAATCGTGGTGCTGTGGCTCTCGGCGTCCAGCCGCAAGGCGCAGGCCAGCGAAACATTAATTCAGTCAAAACATTAA
- the pptA gene encoding tautomerase PptA, with the protein MPHVNIKCFPRDLNDEQKTALAADIAEVITRHLNSKDRSISVALNEVQEADWKAQVWDTEIGPKLDELIKKPGYSM; encoded by the coding sequence ATGCCACACGTCAATATCAAATGTTTTCCCCGCGATCTGAACGACGAACAAAAAACCGCGCTGGCGGCAGATATCGCCGAGGTGATTACTCGCCATCTGAACAGTAAAGATCGCTCCATTTCGGTGGCGCTGAACGAAGTTCAGGAAGCCGACTGGAAAGCGCAGGTCTGGGATACGGAGATTGGTCCGAAGCTGGATGAGTTGATTAAAAAGCCGGGCTATTCGATGTAA
- a CDS encoding glycerate kinase, whose product MAQHDDSALRGALTEIFMAAVKSADPHEALINALPEKPRGRCMVVGAGKASAAMAAALEAAWPDVDLQGVVVTRYGHAVPTQKIRIVEAAHPVSDAMSEVASMLMMEQVKHLTADDCVVALISGGGSSLLALPRKGITLADKQAVNKALLKSGATIHEMNTVRKQLSDIKGGRLALAARPARVITLIISDVPGDDPQSIASGPTVADSSTAEEALEIIARYGLDLPEPVMRVLRMPRAPVTAKEIDDDIRLIATPSGALAAAADVAQRMGFTPLILGDALEGESAQLGIMMAGIAKSVKQHGLPVKGPAVLLSGGETTVTIGETGCGRGGRNTEFLLALACALKGEEGIYAIAGDSDGIDGTEDAAGAIVTPDTLGRTSLDAKAMLRGHDSYSYFAAAGDLVVTGPTLTNVNDIRVMLIT is encoded by the coding sequence ATGGCTCAACACGACGACAGCGCCCTGCGAGGGGCGCTTACTGAGATCTTCATGGCAGCGGTGAAGAGTGCCGACCCCCATGAGGCGTTGATTAACGCGCTGCCGGAGAAACCACGAGGGCGCTGCATGGTGGTTGGCGCGGGGAAAGCCAGCGCCGCCATGGCCGCCGCGCTGGAGGCCGCCTGGCCGGACGTCGATCTGCAGGGCGTGGTGGTGACACGCTACGGTCACGCGGTGCCGACGCAAAAAATCCGCATCGTCGAGGCGGCGCACCCGGTCTCGGATGCGATGAGCGAAGTGGCTTCGATGCTGATGATGGAGCAGGTCAAGCACCTCACCGCCGACGACTGCGTGGTTGCGCTGATCTCCGGCGGCGGCTCGTCGCTGCTGGCCCTGCCGCGCAAGGGCATCACCCTGGCCGATAAGCAGGCGGTGAACAAAGCGCTGTTGAAGAGCGGGGCGACCATCCATGAGATGAACACCGTGCGCAAGCAGCTGTCGGATATCAAGGGCGGACGGCTGGCGCTGGCCGCCAGACCCGCCCGGGTGATCACCCTGATCATCAGCGATGTGCCCGGGGACGATCCCCAGAGCATTGCCTCCGGCCCGACGGTGGCGGACAGCTCCACGGCGGAAGAGGCGCTGGAGATTATCGCCCGCTATGGCCTGGATCTGCCGGAACCGGTGATGCGGGTGCTGCGCATGCCGCGAGCCCCGGTGACAGCAAAGGAAATAGACGACGATATCCGCCTGATCGCCACCCCCTCCGGCGCGCTGGCCGCTGCCGCCGACGTGGCGCAGCGGATGGGTTTCACACCCTTGATTCTGGGGGATGCCCTGGAGGGGGAAAGCGCCCAGCTGGGTATTATGATGGCCGGGATCGCCAAATCGGTGAAGCAGCACGGCCTGCCGGTGAAAGGCCCGGCAGTATTACTCAGCGGCGGGGAAACCACGGTCACCATCGGCGAGACGGGCTGCGGGCGCGGCGGGCGCAACACCGAATTTCTGCTGGCGCTGGCCTGTGCGCTGAAGGGTGAGGAGGGGATTTACGCCATCGCCGGAGACAGCGACGGGATTGACGGCACCGAGGATGCGGCGGGCGCAATTGTCACCCCGGATACGCTGGGCCGCACTTCGCTGGACGCGAAGGCGATGCTGCGGGGGCATGACAGCTACAGCTACTTTGCCGCGGCGGGGGATCTGGTGGTGACCGGCCCGACATTAACCAACGTGAATGATATTCGGGTGATGTTGATTACCTGA
- a CDS encoding tartrate dehydrogenase has product MKDYAIAAIPADGIGPEVITAGVEVLHALAQRQGDMRFSVHTFEWGSDYYKTHGVMMPEDGLEQLKAFDAIYFGAVGAPDVPDHITLWGLRLPICQGFDQYANVRPTKILPGIQSPLRKAVPGTLDWVIVRENSEGEYSGHGGRAHRGLPEEVGTEVAIFTRTGVTRIMRYAFRLAQTRPRKLLTVVTKSNAQRHGMVMWDEIAAEVAREFPDVTWDKMLVDAMTVRMTLHPESLDTIVATNLHADILSDLAGALAGSLGVAPTANIDPERRFPSMFEPIHGSAFDITGKGIANPVASFWTAAQMLEHLGEGEAATRLMAAVEAICAKGIMTPDVGGTANTREVTQAVIRAIAEG; this is encoded by the coding sequence ATGAAAGATTACGCCATTGCAGCTATCCCCGCAGACGGTATCGGCCCGGAAGTGATCACTGCGGGTGTGGAAGTGTTACACGCGCTGGCCCAGCGTCAGGGCGATATGCGTTTCTCGGTGCACACCTTCGAGTGGGGCTCGGATTACTACAAAACCCACGGGGTGATGATGCCGGAAGACGGGCTGGAGCAGCTGAAAGCCTTCGACGCCATCTACTTTGGCGCGGTGGGTGCCCCGGACGTGCCGGATCACATCACCCTCTGGGGGCTGCGCCTGCCGATCTGCCAGGGTTTCGACCAGTATGCCAACGTCCGTCCGACCAAAATCCTGCCGGGTATTCAGTCCCCGCTGCGCAAGGCGGTTCCGGGCACCCTCGACTGGGTGATCGTGCGCGAGAACTCGGAAGGGGAATATTCCGGCCACGGCGGTCGCGCCCACCGCGGCCTGCCGGAAGAGGTGGGTACCGAGGTGGCGATTTTCACCCGCACCGGAGTCACGCGCATCATGCGCTACGCCTTCCGCCTGGCGCAGACCCGTCCGCGCAAGCTGTTAACCGTGGTCACTAAATCCAACGCCCAGCGTCACGGGATGGTGATGTGGGACGAGATCGCCGCCGAAGTGGCCCGCGAGTTCCCGGACGTCACCTGGGACAAAATGCTGGTGGATGCCATGACCGTGCGCATGACCCTGCACCCGGAGTCGCTGGACACCATCGTGGCGACCAACCTGCACGCCGATATTCTCTCCGATCTGGCGGGTGCCCTGGCGGGCAGTCTGGGGGTGGCCCCGACCGCCAATATCGATCCGGAGCGTCGTTTCCCGTCGATGTTCGAACCGATCCACGGCTCGGCGTTTGATATCACCGGCAAGGGCATCGCCAACCCGGTCGCCAGCTTCTGGACCGCGGCCCAGATGCTTGAGCATCTGGGCGAAGGCGAGGCCGCTACACGTCTGATGGCCGCCGTCGAGGCCATCTGCGCGAAGGGCATCATGACCCCGGACGTGGGCGGTACGGCCAACACCCGCGAGGTCACTCAGGCGGTGATCCGCGCCATCGCAGAAGGCTGA
- the fusA gene encoding elongation factor G produces MIRPIPLERYRNIGISAHIDAGKTTTTERILFYTGVSHKMGEVHDGAAITDWMAQEQERGITITSAAVSCFWSGMDRGFEPHRINIIDTPGHVDFTIEVERSMRVLDGAVMVYDSVGGVQPQSETVWRQANKYRVPRIAFVNKMDRPGADFFHVVQMMIDRLKAHPVPIVIPIGAEDHFTGVVDLIHMRAIIWDDATQGMTFNYAPVPGDLQATAQTWRDKMVSAAAEDSDDLMDKYLETNDLDEAEIIRGLRKRTVAGEIQPMLCGSAFKNKGVQRMLDAVIELMPSPLDVPAIDGVDEKGQHAERHPNDDEPFSALAFKLMSDPYVGQLTFIRVYSGVLKKGDAVFNPVKGKKERIGRIVLMHANDRHDVEELRTGDIAACVGLKDVTTGDTLTDPNAVITLERMEFPDPVISLSIEPKTKADQEKMGIALHRLAAEDPSFHLHTDEESGQTIISGMGELHLEIIVDRMRREFGVEANIGRPQVTYRETIRRAVNDIEGKFVRQSGGKGQYGHVVLSLEPQAPGSGFAFVDATKGGVVPREYIPSVEKGLREAMNSGVLAGYPVVDVKATLTFGSYHDVDSSEMAFRMAAIFGFKDAARKADPVILEPMMHVEVETPEEYAGNIMGDLSSRRGLVQGMEEQFGSQIIRADVPLAEMFGYATTLRSMSQGRATYSMEFHHYAEAPRIVADEIIAGRSKR; encoded by the coding sequence ATGATCCGGCCCATTCCTCTCGAGCGTTATCGCAACATCGGTATCTCGGCGCACATCGATGCCGGAAAAACCACCACCACCGAGCGCATCCTGTTTTATACCGGGGTGAGCCACAAGATGGGGGAAGTCCATGATGGCGCGGCGATCACCGACTGGATGGCGCAGGAGCAGGAGCGGGGCATTACCATCACCTCGGCGGCGGTGAGCTGCTTCTGGTCCGGCATGGACCGCGGCTTTGAGCCGCACCGGATCAACATTATCGACACCCCCGGGCACGTCGATTTCACCATTGAGGTGGAACGCTCCATGCGCGTGCTGGACGGGGCGGTGATGGTCTACGACTCGGTGGGCGGGGTGCAACCGCAGTCGGAAACCGTCTGGCGGCAGGCCAATAAGTACCGGGTGCCGCGCATCGCCTTCGTCAACAAGATGGACCGTCCGGGCGCCGATTTCTTCCACGTGGTGCAGATGATGATCGACCGGCTGAAAGCCCACCCGGTACCGATTGTGATCCCCATCGGTGCCGAGGATCACTTCACCGGGGTGGTGGATCTGATCCACATGCGGGCCATTATCTGGGATGACGCCACCCAGGGGATGACCTTCAATTATGCCCCGGTACCGGGCGATCTCCAGGCGACCGCCCAAACCTGGCGGGATAAAATGGTCTCGGCGGCGGCGGAAGACAGCGACGACCTGATGGATAAATACCTCGAAACCAACGATCTCGACGAGGCGGAGATTATTCGCGGCCTGCGCAAACGCACGGTGGCCGGGGAGATCCAGCCGATGCTGTGCGGCAGCGCCTTCAAAAATAAAGGGGTGCAGCGGATGCTGGATGCGGTGATTGAGCTGATGCCGTCGCCCCTCGACGTTCCCGCCATCGACGGGGTGGATGAGAAAGGGCAGCACGCCGAGCGTCACCCCAACGACGACGAACCCTTCTCGGCGCTGGCGTTCAAGCTGATGTCCGACCCCTACGTCGGGCAGCTGACCTTTATCCGCGTCTACTCCGGGGTGCTGAAAAAAGGCGACGCGGTCTTTAACCCGGTGAAGGGCAAAAAAGAGCGCATCGGGCGCATCGTGCTGATGCATGCCAACGACCGGCATGACGTCGAGGAGCTGCGGACCGGGGATATTGCTGCCTGCGTCGGGCTGAAGGATGTCACTACCGGCGATACCCTGACCGACCCCAACGCGGTGATCACCCTCGAGCGGATGGAGTTCCCGGACCCGGTGATCTCCCTCTCCATCGAGCCGAAAACCAAAGCTGACCAGGAGAAAATGGGCATCGCGCTGCATCGACTGGCGGCGGAAGATCCCTCCTTCCACCTGCATACCGACGAAGAGTCCGGCCAGACCATTATCTCCGGGATGGGGGAACTGCACCTGGAGATCATCGTCGACCGCATGCGGCGCGAGTTCGGCGTCGAAGCCAATATCGGCCGTCCGCAGGTCACCTACCGGGAAACCATCCGCAGGGCGGTAAACGACATCGAAGGCAAGTTTGTCCGCCAGTCCGGCGGGAAAGGGCAGTACGGCCACGTGGTGCTGAGCCTCGAGCCGCAGGCGCCGGGCAGCGGCTTTGCCTTTGTCGATGCCACCAAAGGCGGGGTGGTGCCGCGAGAGTACATTCCGTCGGTGGAGAAAGGGCTGCGCGAAGCGATGAACAGCGGCGTGCTGGCGGGATATCCGGTGGTCGATGTCAAAGCGACCCTGACCTTTGGCTCCTATCACGACGTCGACTCCTCGGAGATGGCCTTTCGCATGGCGGCGATATTCGGCTTTAAGGACGCGGCGCGCAAAGCCGATCCGGTCATTCTCGAGCCGATGATGCACGTGGAGGTTGAAACTCCGGAAGAGTATGCCGGGAATATTATGGGCGATCTCTCCTCCCGGCGCGGGCTGGTGCAGGGGATGGAGGAGCAGTTCGGCAGCCAGATTATCCGCGCCGACGTGCCGCTGGCGGAGATGTTCGGTTACGCCACCACGCTGCGCTCCATGTCCCAGGGGCGGGCAACCTACAGCATGGAGTTCCACCATTACGCCGAG
- a CDS encoding TetR/AcrR family transcriptional regulator: MKEAKETLKARILDGAIALFLEKGIANVTTRELTESLGISRSHIYHYFSNWQALCIAALDRFMRDELETFTREVAGLSSAQKMERLVADFLPFEQDAAWQLYGATWQLALHNDAYAEFVEAIMQAWSERVRDIIEEGVGNRTFRECDPSRTTRQLISLLSGYDEFLGVRPSAEKCAMVEADIADFIQRFIYKA, translated from the coding sequence ATGAAAGAAGCAAAAGAGACGTTAAAAGCCAGGATTCTGGACGGGGCTATCGCACTATTTCTGGAGAAGGGGATCGCCAACGTTACCACGCGTGAGTTGACCGAGTCGTTAGGGATCTCACGCAGCCATATTTATCATTACTTCAGCAACTGGCAGGCCTTGTGTATTGCGGCGCTGGATCGTTTTATGCGCGACGAGCTGGAGACATTTACGCGTGAAGTCGCGGGGTTATCCTCCGCGCAAAAAATGGAGCGCCTGGTCGCCGATTTTCTGCCCTTTGAGCAGGATGCCGCCTGGCAGCTGTATGGCGCCACGTGGCAGTTAGCGCTGCATAATGACGCTTACGCCGAATTCGTTGAGGCCATTATGCAAGCGTGGAGCGAACGGGTTCGCGACATTATTGAGGAAGGTGTGGGGAATAGAACCTTCCGCGAGTGCGACCCCAGCCGCACCACGCGACAGCTGATTTCGCTCCTGAGCGGTTATGACGAATTTTTGGGCGTCAGACCTTCGGCGGAAAAATGCGCGATGGTCGAAGCCGATATTGCCGATTTTATCCAACGATTTATTTATAAGGCGTAG
- a CDS encoding transporter substrate-binding domain-containing protein produces MKKGLLALLMVASTSHAAIDLQANEQPLPVTVDKQAVAKIPANYKFVEPGTLTVAISALNSPPLALLASDNRTRIGSDPDIARLLAGSLGLKLKLVPTAWEDWPLGITSGRYDVALVNIAVTEQRKQKFDFATYRVDNLAFSVKSTSEVQSIKSAADLAGKKVIVGSGTNQERILLGWNEENKNAGREPALPVYLTDDASGNLYIQSGRADVFFGPQSVSAYKEALTGKTRVVGLGPKKAYVATTTKKGNELVYALQAALDGAIQRGEYQKVLARWGEQGEAVAQSEVNPPGITY; encoded by the coding sequence ATGAAAAAGGGATTACTGGCGTTGTTAATGGTGGCGTCCACAAGCCACGCCGCCATTGATTTACAGGCGAACGAGCAGCCGCTGCCGGTGACGGTGGATAAGCAGGCGGTGGCGAAAATCCCCGCAAACTATAAATTTGTCGAACCGGGCACCTTAACCGTCGCCATTTCGGCGCTGAACTCGCCGCCGCTGGCGCTGCTGGCCAGCGATAACCGCACCCGCATCGGCAGTGACCCGGATATCGCCCGGCTGCTGGCGGGCAGCCTCGGTTTAAAACTCAAGCTGGTGCCGACGGCGTGGGAAGACTGGCCGCTGGGCATCACCTCCGGGCGCTACGACGTGGCGCTGGTCAACATTGCGGTGACCGAGCAGCGTAAACAGAAGTTTGACTTCGCCACCTATCGCGTCGATAACCTGGCCTTTTCAGTGAAATCCACCAGCGAGGTGCAATCGATCAAGAGCGCCGCCGATCTGGCGGGTAAAAAGGTGATTGTCGGCTCCGGCACCAACCAGGAGCGCATTCTGTTGGGATGGAACGAAGAGAACAAAAACGCCGGGCGCGAGCCTGCGCTGCCGGTCTACCTTACCGACGACGCCTCAGGCAATCTTTATATCCAGTCCGGCAGGGCGGACGTGTTCTTTGGCCCGCAGTCGGTATCGGCTTACAAAGAGGCCCTGACCGGAAAAACCCGGGTAGTGGGCTTAGGGCCGAAAAAAGCGTATGTCGCCACCACCACCAAAAAGGGTAACGAGCTGGTGTATGCCCTCCAGGCGGCGCTCGACGGGGCCATCCAGCGCGGCGAATACCAGAAGGTACTGGCCCGCTGGGGCGAGCAGGGCGAGGCGGTGGCGCAGTCGGAGGTTAACCCGCCCGGGATAACCTACTGA
- a CDS encoding LysR family transcriptional regulator, whose translation MELQHLRCFLAVAETLHFGQAAQRLDMLPSALGRNIRLLEEALGTRLFTRSTRRVALTQNGVLLREEARKLLAHADAIMLQFRQNPCRAQPLLRVGTIDSAAIGLLPGLLQLFRQHYPTVEIQLFEDKTVHLLPKLKSGRLDLVFIRPPAQLDPQFGRAFLCNEPGILALPAGHPFADRERVDIAELEGMPMILPERRSRPHSHDLTMNLFHNAGIEVTVSQMADEKQTIINLVAAGIGLAIVPAWSSRYLMPGVKFVQLNGAEQMGMPLEAVWMAGAQDEIRDNMLAMLREHPELYG comes from the coding sequence ATGGAACTACAACACCTGCGCTGTTTCCTGGCGGTGGCAGAAACCCTGCATTTCGGTCAGGCGGCACAGCGGCTGGATATGCTGCCCTCTGCCCTGGGAAGGAATATTCGTCTATTAGAAGAGGCACTTGGCACGCGGCTATTCACGCGTTCAACCCGCCGGGTGGCGCTCACGCAGAATGGCGTTTTGCTGCGGGAAGAGGCGCGAAAGCTGCTCGCCCACGCCGACGCCATTATGTTGCAATTTCGTCAAAATCCGTGCCGGGCGCAGCCGCTTTTACGCGTCGGGACTATCGACAGCGCGGCCATCGGATTGCTGCCGGGATTGCTGCAGCTGTTTCGCCAGCACTACCCGACGGTGGAGATCCAGCTCTTTGAAGACAAGACCGTCCATCTGCTGCCGAAGCTGAAAAGCGGCAGGCTGGATCTGGTGTTTATTCGCCCGCCCGCGCAGCTGGATCCTCAGTTTGGCCGGGCGTTTTTATGCAATGAGCCCGGCATCCTTGCCCTGCCGGCCGGCCATCCGTTTGCCGACCGGGAAAGGGTCGATATCGCCGAGCTGGAAGGAATGCCGATGATCCTGCCGGAGCGGCGTTCGCGCCCGCACAGCCACGATCTGACCATGAACCTGTTCCATAATGCGGGCATTGAAGTGACGGTGTCACAGATGGCGGACGAAAAGCAGACCATCATCAACCTGGTGGCGGCGGGCATTGGCCTGGCGATTGTCCCGGCGTGGAGCAGCCGCTATCTGATGCCGGGGGTGAAGTTTGTGCAGCTGAACGGCGCGGAGCAGATGGGGATGCCGCTGGAGGCGGTATGGATGGCCGGTGCGCAGGATGAGATACGGGATAATATGCTGGCGATGTTGCGGGAGCATCCGGAGCTGTATGGATAG
- a CDS encoding glutathione S-transferase family protein, with protein MIKVYGVPGWGSAISEVMLTLADIPYQFINVDGFDKPGATRELLEKLNPLCQVPTLELENGEIMTETAAIALLVLDRCPDLAPPVGHPDRQQFQRLLIWLVANVYPTFTYADYPERWAPDAPEQLQQNCREYRKLLYLWLDNHLKAAPWAFGEQITLIDCYLCVMRIWGPRPDWFAANTPNITAIADSVCKLPKLHKVLKDNEILC; from the coding sequence ATGATCAAAGTCTATGGCGTTCCCGGCTGGGGCTCAGCCATCAGTGAAGTGATGCTGACCCTCGCCGATATTCCGTATCAGTTTATCAACGTCGACGGTTTCGATAAGCCGGGCGCGACGCGCGAACTGCTCGAAAAACTGAATCCCCTGTGTCAGGTGCCGACCCTCGAGCTGGAGAACGGCGAGATCATGACGGAAACGGCAGCGATTGCGCTGCTGGTGCTGGATCGCTGTCCCGATCTGGCACCGCCCGTCGGGCACCCGGATCGCCAGCAGTTTCAACGCCTGCTGATCTGGCTGGTGGCCAACGTCTATCCCACCTTTACCTACGCCGATTACCCGGAGCGCTGGGCACCCGACGCCCCGGAGCAGCTGCAACAAAACTGCCGTGAATACCGTAAATTGCTCTATCTTTGGCTGGATAATCACCTGAAAGCCGCGCCCTGGGCCTTTGGCGAGCAGATCACCCTTATCGACTGCTATTTGTGCGTGATGCGTATCTGGGGGCCTCGCCCGGACTGGTTTGCCGCCAACACGCCGAACATTACCGCCATTGCCGATAGCGTGTGCAAGCTCCCGAAACTGCACAAGGTGCTAAAAGACAACGAGATACTCTGCTAG
- a CDS encoding ABC transporter six-transmembrane domain-containing protein, translating into MLTLKNAAPAAVSNSAVKTLKLLGQRHSRKLILTFLLVAAENVTMLLYPLLAGFAINAIISGQALHAVLYAVMVFVMWAIGAARRSIDTRTFARIYAELAVPVILAQREEQHSASTIAARVALSREFVDFFEKHLPVLVTSVASIIGAAVMLLLLQFWTGVACLFILIFFALFLPGFTRRNEALFLRLNDRLEKEVAFVNNASRMSLSRHYDVLARLRIKLSDREAFGYLAIGSVTAILFASTIMTMSFEGGLDAGHIYSVMTYMWMFAMSLDDGPQLLEKYSQLKDIGKRVNTSTL; encoded by the coding sequence ATGCTTACCTTAAAAAATGCGGCTCCTGCCGCAGTATCAAACAGCGCGGTCAAAACGCTCAAACTGCTGGGCCAACGACATAGCCGAAAACTCATTCTGACCTTCTTACTGGTGGCGGCTGAAAACGTCACCATGCTGCTCTATCCCCTGCTGGCGGGGTTTGCGATCAATGCCATCATCTCCGGCCAGGCGTTACATGCCGTCCTTTATGCGGTGATGGTTTTTGTGATGTGGGCGATTGGCGCGGCAAGACGCAGCATTGATACCCGGACATTTGCGCGCATTTATGCCGAACTGGCCGTTCCGGTCATCCTTGCCCAACGTGAAGAACAGCACAGCGCTTCAACGATTGCGGCCCGCGTGGCGCTGTCGCGGGAATTTGTCGATTTCTTCGAGAAACATCTGCCGGTACTGGTGACCTCTGTCGCTTCAATCATCGGTGCCGCAGTGATGCTGCTCCTGCTGCAGTTCTGGACCGGCGTCGCCTGTCTGTTCATTCTGATCTTTTTTGCCCTGTTTTTACCGGGCTTCACCCGCAGGAACGAAGCATTATTCCTGAGGCTGAACGATCGGCTGGAAAAAGAGGTGGCGTTCGTGAATAACGCGTCCAGAATGTCACTGTCCAGGCACTATGATGTGCTGGCGCGGCTCAGAATTAAACTGTCGGATCGGGAAGCATTTGGCTATTTAGCCATCGGTTCCGTGACGGCGATTTTATTCGCCAGCACCATAATGACCATGTCGTTCGAAGGCGGGCTGGATGCCGGGCATATCTATTCGGTCATGACCTATATGTGGATGTTTGCCATGAGTCTGGATGACGGACCGCAATTACTGGAAAAGTATTCTCAGCTAAAAGATATTGGCAAGCGGGTTAATACCAGTACCCTTTAA
- a CDS encoding type II toxin-antitoxin system RelE/ParE family toxin has product MDNNDIVVEYTLTTKYCIDDIVRFLRRAEVEPRPVIAGILEQFENTVREFPLGCQICPELLKIGCAKYREFNSRDGYRVLYSVEERTVTSHAILSQRQDIQQLLFKRLILV; this is encoded by the coding sequence ATGGATAACAACGACATCGTTGTTGAGTACACGCTTACTACAAAATACTGCATTGATGATATTGTCAGATTCTTGCGTCGGGCTGAGGTTGAACCGCGTCCCGTGATTGCAGGTATCCTGGAACAGTTTGAAAATACAGTTCGCGAATTTCCTCTGGGATGCCAGATTTGTCCAGAGCTCCTGAAAATTGGTTGTGCAAAGTATCGCGAATTTAATAGCCGGGACGGATACAGAGTTCTCTATTCCGTCGAGGAAAGAACGGTAACATCTCACGCGATACTGTCCCAGCGTCAGGATATTCAGCAGTTACTGTTCAAACGATTAATTCTCGTCTGA